A region of Nitrospira sp. DNA encodes the following proteins:
- a CDS encoding calcium:proton antiporter: MLSLVTSTPQDSSLLRFPHRTAPPHRSRIFGEWWLIIPVGTAVLFFLHGHEWLSDLSNPLRLSAMLGWLLLVIVLSAFAVLRHAEHLAARLGEPLGTVILTLSVTGIEVMMIAAFMYTGNGNASLARDAMFAVVMLVLNGMVGLSLLLGGLRYHEQTYNLQGANAFLAVIVPLAALGLVMPNYTVSSSGPTFSPHQSVFLIIMSLGLYGVFLAIQNLRHRDYFVAPRSSKKRHATILHQHHPSPGGSVWFHTLLLLAYLLPLVILSEHVAVPIDHTLRLWHAPPTLGGVLVAGLVLAPESLGAVRAALANQLQRSVNILLGSVLASISLTIPAVLAIGFVTGSTIILGIDAVDTILLILTFVVSMLTFAVRRTNVLLGAVHLLLFLAYLMLIFEK; the protein is encoded by the coding sequence ATGTTGTCCTTGGTTACATCGACTCCGCAGGATTCGTCGCTCCTGCGCTTTCCACACCGCACCGCCCCGCCTCATCGTAGCCGCATCTTCGGCGAATGGTGGTTGATCATTCCCGTCGGGACCGCCGTCCTGTTCTTTCTCCACGGCCACGAGTGGTTGAGCGATCTTTCGAATCCCCTGCGCCTGAGCGCCATGCTCGGATGGTTGCTTCTGGTCATCGTTCTGTCGGCCTTTGCCGTACTTCGCCATGCGGAACACCTGGCGGCCCGGCTGGGCGAACCACTGGGCACCGTGATTCTGACGTTATCGGTCACCGGCATCGAAGTGATGATGATTGCCGCGTTTATGTACACAGGAAACGGCAATGCCTCCCTGGCACGGGATGCCATGTTTGCCGTGGTGATGCTCGTCCTGAACGGCATGGTGGGATTGTCGCTCTTGCTCGGCGGCTTGCGATATCACGAGCAGACCTACAATCTGCAAGGAGCCAACGCCTTTCTCGCCGTCATCGTGCCGTTGGCTGCACTGGGGCTCGTCATGCCAAACTATACCGTGTCTTCCTCAGGCCCAACATTCTCTCCGCATCAATCCGTGTTCCTGATCATCATGTCCCTCGGGCTCTACGGCGTGTTTCTCGCGATTCAAAATCTCCGGCATCGTGATTATTTCGTTGCCCCTCGCAGCTCGAAAAAACGCCACGCGACGATCCTGCACCAACACCACCCCTCTCCCGGAGGCTCGGTCTGGTTCCATACCCTACTCCTCTTAGCCTACCTACTCCCGCTGGTCATTCTGTCGGAGCATGTTGCAGTCCCGATCGATCACACGCTTCGACTCTGGCACGCCCCTCCCACCCTAGGCGGGGTGTTGGTCGCGGGACTCGTGCTGGCGCCGGAATCCCTTGGCGCAGTTCGCGCGGCCCTAGCCAATCAATTGCAGCGCTCCGTCAACATTCTTTTGGGTTCGGTCCTCGCCAGCATTAGCCTGACTATTCCGGCCGTCCTTGCCATCGGGTTCGTCACCGGCTCCACGATCATTCTCGGCATCGATGCAGTCGACACCATTCTCCTGATCCTGACCTTCGTGGTGAGCATGTTGACGTTCGCAGTAAGACGCACGAACGTCCTGCTCGGAGCCGTTCACCTCCTCCTGTTCCTGGCCTATCTCATGTTGATATTCGAGAAGTGA
- the sugE gene encoding quaternary ammonium compound efflux SMR transporter SugE, with amino-acid sequence MAWTFLVVAGLFEICWAIGLKYTEGFSRLWPTAVTLAAMVASFGCLAQALKSIPVGTGYAVWTGIGAAGTAVLGIVLFAESVSIVKVCSLLCIILGIIGLKGSA; translated from the coding sequence ATGGCATGGACGTTCCTCGTGGTGGCCGGTCTGTTCGAGATCTGCTGGGCAATCGGTCTCAAATATACGGAGGGCTTCTCCCGCCTCTGGCCCACAGCCGTCACGTTGGCCGCGATGGTCGCGAGTTTCGGCTGTCTCGCTCAAGCCTTGAAGAGCATCCCCGTCGGCACTGGCTACGCGGTGTGGACAGGCATCGGCGCCGCAGGCACAGCGGTACTAGGCATCGTCCTCTTCGCCGAATCCGTGTCGATCGTGAAAGTGTGTTCCCTCCTCTGCATCATCCTTGGCATCATCGGACTGAAAGGCAGCGCCTGA
- a CDS encoding efflux RND transporter permease subunit yields the protein MLSSLLQMSLRQRVLVVVLALALAIGGIYSFQTIPIDAFPDVTTVLVQVVTKTPGLSPEEIERFVTFPLELQLTGSPGLVEVRSLSKVGLSMIDVIFEDTVDIYLARQVVLERILEVQDQLPPGSLSQLVPNTTGLGEVFQYFLKGPQDDTAGTQLSESELMNRRTLQDWLIRPLLKGLPDVVDVNSLGGFVKEFQVMVEPGLLRKYNLALHDVFRAVEQNNANAGGNILEKNAERFIVRGVGLIKTLADIEQIVVKEEGGTPVYVRDVAEVRVGHAIRHGAAVINGQHEAVTGIVLMLRGGNAREVVQAVKTKIDDIHQHKLLPGGLRIVPFYDRIELITSALNTVYKALFEGVVLVVVVLFLFLGNVRSALIVTATLILTPLATFIVMDRVGLTANLMSLGGLVIAIGMMVDGSVVVVENVYRHLSEHRDSSTGKTSLILQAAMEVGQPVVFGILIIIIVFFPILSLQGMEGKMFQPLAYTIIIALLISLLLSLTLSPVLCSLVLKDAKEEDTFLLRWVKRGYLPTLGWALGHRTAVLALALSLLAGSLALFPFLGGEFIPILNEGSVTPQTIRLPGISLEKSIEIEKEMQRAVLEFPEARMVVSKIGRTELGNDPQEPNASDPVVSLVPMDQWKTASTKSQLDDAIRRRLQQIPGANFLISQPIQQRVDELVSGVRSEATVKVIGEDLDILRNTAEKIQGIMNGIQGVKDVRVEQLFGQSYLTIDIDRGKIARHGINVTQIREIITTAIGADAATRVYEGQRRFDLILRFPEQYRDSVDTIGNILLTTAAGALIPLGDIAKVELREGPALISREGLQRRIYVGFNTFGRDIESIVHEAQTKIDRQIQLPTGYRLLWGGSFENMQRAMARLKVIVPITIGVIFLILFSSFNSLRYAALIILNLPFALIGGIAALWLTGEYLSVPASVGFINLFGVAVLNGIVLVSYINKLRAEGMDGNEAVVTGCSLRLRPVLMTAVVALLGLLPLALSHGIGSEVQRPLAIVVIGGLVSSTLLTLIVLPVLYQWFDRPAAPAASVDEQPA from the coding sequence ATGTTATCGTCGCTGCTGCAGATGTCCCTCCGCCAACGTGTCCTCGTGGTCGTCCTGGCCCTGGCCCTGGCTATCGGAGGCATCTACTCGTTTCAAACCATTCCCATCGACGCTTTTCCTGATGTCACGACGGTCCTGGTTCAGGTCGTGACGAAAACACCCGGACTCTCTCCGGAAGAAATCGAACGGTTCGTGACATTTCCCCTCGAACTCCAGTTGACCGGCTCCCCCGGCCTGGTTGAGGTGCGTTCGCTGTCGAAAGTCGGGCTTTCCATGATCGACGTGATCTTCGAAGACACGGTCGATATCTACCTGGCACGACAGGTGGTACTCGAACGCATTCTCGAAGTACAGGATCAGCTGCCGCCTGGCTCGCTGTCCCAGTTGGTCCCCAATACCACCGGGCTGGGCGAAGTCTTTCAATATTTTTTGAAGGGCCCGCAGGATGACACGGCAGGCACACAACTCTCCGAGTCCGAGTTGATGAACCGTCGCACCCTCCAGGACTGGCTGATCCGCCCGTTGCTCAAGGGACTCCCGGATGTCGTGGACGTGAATTCCCTAGGAGGGTTCGTCAAAGAATTCCAGGTCATGGTCGAGCCGGGCCTGCTGCGAAAATACAACCTCGCCCTCCACGATGTGTTCCGCGCGGTCGAACAGAACAATGCCAACGCCGGCGGAAACATTCTGGAAAAGAACGCCGAGCGATTCATCGTGCGGGGGGTCGGCCTCATCAAGACCCTCGCGGACATCGAGCAAATCGTCGTGAAAGAAGAAGGCGGCACCCCGGTCTATGTGCGGGACGTGGCCGAGGTTCGCGTGGGGCACGCCATCCGCCACGGTGCAGCCGTGATCAACGGCCAACATGAAGCCGTGACCGGGATCGTGCTCATGCTCCGCGGCGGCAACGCCCGTGAAGTGGTCCAGGCGGTCAAAACCAAAATCGACGACATTCACCAGCATAAGCTGCTTCCCGGCGGCCTCCGCATCGTCCCCTTTTACGATCGCATCGAATTGATTACCTCCGCCTTGAACACCGTGTACAAGGCCCTGTTCGAAGGCGTCGTGCTGGTGGTTGTGGTCCTGTTCCTCTTTCTCGGCAACGTCCGCAGCGCCCTGATCGTCACCGCGACCTTGATCCTCACCCCACTGGCCACCTTTATCGTCATGGATCGGGTAGGATTGACCGCAAATTTGATGTCGCTGGGTGGGCTGGTCATCGCGATCGGCATGATGGTGGATGGTTCCGTGGTGGTCGTGGAAAACGTGTATCGCCATCTCTCCGAACACCGCGACTCCTCGACCGGCAAGACCTCCTTGATTCTACAGGCGGCGATGGAAGTGGGACAGCCGGTCGTCTTCGGCATCCTGATCATCATCATCGTCTTTTTTCCGATCCTTTCCCTGCAAGGCATGGAAGGGAAAATGTTTCAGCCGCTGGCCTATACCATCATCATCGCCCTGCTGATCTCTCTGTTGCTGTCGCTGACCCTGTCGCCGGTGCTCTGTTCCCTGGTCCTCAAGGATGCTAAAGAGGAAGACACCTTTCTCCTGCGGTGGGTCAAGCGCGGCTACCTGCCGACACTCGGATGGGCGCTTGGCCATCGCACCGCCGTGCTCGCACTCGCCCTCAGCCTGCTGGCCGGCAGCCTGGCGCTGTTTCCTTTTCTGGGAGGCGAATTCATCCCCATCTTGAACGAGGGGTCGGTGACGCCTCAAACCATCCGGCTTCCTGGCATTTCGTTGGAAAAATCCATCGAGATCGAGAAGGAAATGCAGCGAGCGGTACTGGAGTTCCCGGAAGCCCGCATGGTGGTGTCGAAAATCGGCCGGACCGAGCTCGGCAACGATCCTCAGGAGCCGAATGCGAGCGATCCCGTCGTGTCGCTCGTCCCGATGGATCAATGGAAAACCGCCTCGACCAAATCGCAACTTGATGACGCGATCCGCCGTCGCCTGCAACAGATTCCCGGCGCCAACTTCCTGATCAGCCAGCCGATTCAACAACGGGTCGATGAGTTGGTCTCGGGAGTTCGCTCAGAAGCCACCGTCAAGGTCATCGGCGAAGACCTGGACATTCTGCGCAACACCGCAGAAAAAATTCAGGGCATTATGAACGGCATTCAAGGGGTCAAGGACGTGCGTGTGGAGCAACTCTTCGGACAGTCTTACCTGACCATCGATATCGATCGCGGCAAGATCGCCCGCCACGGCATCAATGTCACCCAGATTCGGGAAATCATTACGACCGCGATCGGCGCCGACGCTGCCACGCGGGTCTACGAAGGGCAGCGCCGCTTCGACCTCATTCTTCGTTTTCCAGAACAATATCGCGACAGCGTCGACACCATCGGCAATATCCTCCTGACCACCGCGGCCGGCGCACTGATCCCACTAGGTGACATCGCCAAGGTGGAACTGCGCGAAGGCCCGGCATTGATCAGCCGTGAAGGCCTGCAGCGCCGAATCTACGTCGGCTTCAATACGTTCGGTCGCGACATCGAGAGCATCGTGCATGAGGCCCAGACGAAAATCGACCGTCAGATACAGTTGCCGACCGGGTACCGGCTGCTCTGGGGCGGTTCATTTGAAAACATGCAGCGGGCGATGGCTCGCCTGAAAGTTATTGTCCCGATCACCATCGGCGTGATCTTTCTCATCCTGTTTTCCTCCTTCAACTCGTTGCGGTATGCCGCCCTGATCATTCTGAATCTGCCCTTCGCCCTGATCGGCGGCATTGCGGCCCTCTGGCTGACCGGCGAATACCTGAGCGTGCCGGCCTCCGTGGGGTTCATCAACCTGTTCGGAGTGGCCGTTCTGAACGGCATCGTCTTAGTGTCCTACATCAATAAGCTGCGCGCTGAGGGCATGGACGGCAACGAAGCCGTCGTCACCGGCTGTTCCCTGCGTTTGCGTCCGGTGCTGATGACCGCTGTCGTCGCCCTCCTGGGGTTGCTCCCCTTGGCGCTCTCACACGGCATCGGCTCGGAGGTCCAACGCCCGTTGGCGATCGTCGTCATCGGAGGCCTGGTCAGTTCGACGCTGCTGACGTTGATCGTCCTGCCCGTGTTATACCAGTGGTTCGACCGTCCGGCTGCACCCGCTGCATCCGTGGACGAACAACCGGCGTGA
- a CDS encoding efflux RND transporter periplasmic adaptor subunit, with the protein MTSVHTAAAVLRSAIRRPIFLLLFGLLSSLSGLAGCDGPPPNATGANPPAASPDTGVVRLTAEKMKAAGITVQPLQRGEFRTFRDFPGTVEPNEHALADITTLVRGRVIDVYADLGREVKGGTLLALLYSSELGMAQSAYLKATAKLNVADRAFRRAELLLKEKVIGVAELQRREGEMLSLRAELREARDRLLILGLTDEDLRNLDRNHTIRSHVPVVAPFDGRIIARNLTKGEVVETTEKLFVVADLSEVWVTAKIPEKDIPYIQSDLEGDGQAVEVHVAAYPGQIFHGRITYVGDVLDPATRTMRLRLELSNPERKLKPSMYATVRVYSEPQPETLLLPETAVQRDRDRQFVFVQREPGVFEVRDVQLGESNGQQVKVFGGVQEQEAVVVKGSYVLKSELFGSQI; encoded by the coding sequence ATGACCTCGGTCCACACCGCGGCCGCCGTGTTGCGATCCGCCATACGCCGGCCAATCTTTCTATTGTTGTTCGGCCTCCTCAGCAGCCTGTCAGGGCTCGCCGGATGCGATGGCCCTCCGCCCAATGCCACCGGGGCGAATCCGCCTGCCGCCTCTCCGGACACCGGCGTGGTTCGATTGACGGCGGAAAAGATGAAAGCGGCTGGAATCACCGTACAACCGCTCCAGCGCGGGGAGTTCCGCACCTTTCGGGATTTTCCAGGAACCGTAGAGCCGAACGAGCACGCGCTGGCCGACATCACGACGCTCGTCCGCGGCCGGGTCATCGATGTCTACGCCGACCTCGGCCGGGAAGTGAAAGGCGGCACACTCCTGGCGCTCCTCTACAGCAGTGAGCTGGGAATGGCGCAATCGGCCTATCTCAAAGCGACGGCCAAACTGAACGTAGCGGATCGAGCCTTTCGGCGGGCTGAATTGTTGTTGAAGGAAAAAGTCATCGGCGTAGCCGAATTGCAACGACGTGAAGGAGAGATGCTCAGCCTTCGGGCCGAACTGCGAGAAGCTCGTGACCGCCTATTGATCCTGGGACTCACCGACGAGGATTTGCGCAATCTCGATCGCAACCACACCATTCGTTCGCACGTCCCGGTGGTCGCCCCCTTTGACGGCCGGATCATCGCCAGAAATCTGACCAAGGGCGAGGTGGTGGAAACCACGGAAAAATTGTTTGTCGTCGCCGATCTTTCGGAGGTCTGGGTGACCGCGAAAATTCCCGAAAAGGATATTCCATACATCCAGTCTGATCTGGAAGGAGATGGACAGGCGGTGGAAGTGCACGTGGCCGCCTATCCGGGACAGATTTTTCACGGGCGGATCACCTACGTCGGAGACGTCCTCGATCCGGCTACCCGCACGATGCGGCTTCGACTCGAATTGTCCAACCCCGAACGCAAGCTCAAACCCTCGATGTATGCCACGGTCCGCGTCTATTCCGAACCGCAACCAGAGACACTCCTGCTACCCGAAACGGCCGTGCAGCGCGACCGTGATCGCCAATTCGTCTTCGTGCAACGTGAACCGGGGGTCTTCGAAGTCCGCGACGTTCAATTGGGGGAGTCCAACGGACAGCAGGTCAAAGTGTTCGGCGGCGTCCAGGAACAGGAGGCCGTCGTCGTGAAAGGCTCCTACGTGCTCAAATCCGAGCTGTTCGGTTCGCAGATCTGA
- a CDS encoding TolC family protein, protein MTLISRGGPAPSLHHRITAGTAPKTMTPTQRPLATERPAGGTTLLLTGACTVRFIARTLFALLFLAWLLPNAGLCASPSTSLTDQAGTDPVYSLQRVLDLALARNPTVASAESTIDQNRGQQVAAYTYLNPSVNANSGRGKMRDLGLFDPAVRESLTEFNLTVGQPIEWPSKRAARQRATEAGVASASAGLAETRLNLVADVKLAFYDLLLAQRDLALAQQNLATIEDVHRAVTTRVRLGESPQFEAIRSEVEVLKAKQALTRAANRTRVGRVMLDTLTAGSLGPNYAIDGQLHRVGPSFGIEILTERALAEHPTIQRLSKSVEQADHSLEYERQARVPNITVGGSYWREIGREAFTGGVSFPTPVWDRRQGEIITALGSKRKGEAEFLRARNELIRNISQHFQDAKTTADLIEVYEKGLLRQAEEALRIAKFSFQQGASSLIEVLDAQRVQRQILLDYAQAQFDLSTSLTLLERAVGGPL, encoded by the coding sequence ATGACACTCATCAGCAGAGGCGGACCGGCACCCAGCCTGCATCACCGCATCACGGCCGGAACCGCACCGAAAACCATGACACCAACACAACGGCCACTTGCGACTGAACGGCCGGCTGGAGGAACCACACTCCTGCTGACAGGCGCATGCACAGTACGATTCATCGCCCGAACCCTGTTCGCGCTACTCTTCTTGGCATGGCTGCTTCCGAACGCTGGCCTGTGCGCATCCCCGTCGACAAGCCTGACCGATCAGGCCGGCACTGACCCGGTCTACTCGCTCCAACGCGTGCTGGATCTGGCCCTCGCGCGCAATCCCACCGTTGCCAGCGCCGAAAGCACGATCGATCAAAACCGCGGGCAACAGGTGGCCGCCTACACCTATCTCAATCCTTCGGTGAACGCCAACAGCGGCCGCGGCAAGATGAGGGACCTGGGTCTCTTCGATCCGGCCGTGCGAGAGTCCCTCACGGAATTCAATCTGACCGTGGGACAACCGATCGAGTGGCCCTCGAAACGTGCTGCCCGCCAACGCGCGACCGAAGCCGGTGTGGCCAGCGCGTCGGCCGGCTTGGCGGAAACCCGCCTGAATCTTGTCGCCGACGTCAAACTGGCGTTTTACGATTTACTGTTGGCCCAACGCGACCTCGCGCTCGCCCAACAGAATCTCGCGACCATCGAGGACGTGCATCGGGCCGTCACCACCAGAGTGCGTCTTGGAGAAAGCCCTCAGTTCGAGGCGATCCGCAGTGAAGTGGAAGTCCTGAAAGCCAAACAAGCCCTCACGCGCGCGGCCAATCGAACGCGGGTCGGCCGAGTGATGCTCGATACGCTCACGGCCGGCTCGCTCGGTCCCAACTATGCCATCGACGGACAACTCCACCGTGTGGGGCCAAGCTTCGGCATCGAGATTCTGACCGAACGTGCTCTGGCTGAACATCCCACGATCCAGCGCTTGAGCAAATCAGTCGAGCAAGCCGATCACAGCCTGGAGTACGAGCGGCAAGCCCGGGTGCCCAACATCACGGTCGGCGGCAGCTACTGGCGGGAAATCGGCCGGGAAGCCTTCACCGGCGGCGTCTCTTTTCCCACTCCGGTGTGGGATCGTCGACAGGGCGAAATCATCACGGCCTTGGGCAGCAAACGAAAAGGCGAAGCGGAATTCCTCCGTGCACGCAATGAACTCATCCGCAACATCAGCCAACATTTTCAGGATGCAAAAACAACAGCGGATTTGATCGAAGTCTACGAGAAAGGATTGCTCAGACAGGCGGAGGAAGCCCTCCGCATCGCTAAGTTCAGCTTCCAGCAGGGCGCGTCCAGCTTGATCGAAGTCCTGGATGCACAGCGGGTGCAGCGCCAGATTCTGCTAGACTATGCGCAGGCACAATTCGATCTCTCCACGTCACTCACGCTCCTGGAACGCGCGGTGGGGGGCCCCCTGTGA
- a CDS encoding response regulator transcription factor, which translates to MSTTTPPRVLLADDHTLVLEGFRRIVEQRCEVVGAVEDGRALLEAAVRLRPDLILLDISMPLLNGVDAGRQIKKLLPDVKLIFVTMHADPAYVSEAFKAGASAYLLKRSAARELDQAIEAVLKGQYFVTSLLTREIVTGLSSEEGGMFSQRQDLTPRQREVLQLIAEGRTIKEIAALLNISPKTVEFHKAQIIFHLNLRTTAELTKYALAHGLTSA; encoded by the coding sequence ATGAGCACGACGACGCCCCCTCGAGTGTTGCTGGCAGATGATCACACCCTGGTTCTGGAAGGCTTCCGCCGCATCGTCGAACAGCGTTGCGAAGTCGTGGGCGCAGTGGAGGACGGCCGCGCCCTGCTGGAAGCCGCAGTGCGATTGCGCCCCGACCTCATTCTGCTCGACATCTCCATGCCCCTCTTGAACGGCGTCGACGCGGGGCGCCAGATCAAGAAACTGCTGCCCGACGTAAAATTGATCTTCGTCACCATGCACGCCGACCCCGCCTACGTGAGCGAGGCCTTTAAGGCCGGCGCCTCGGCATACCTGCTCAAACGCTCGGCGGCCAGGGAATTGGATCAAGCCATTGAGGCAGTCTTGAAGGGACAATACTTCGTCACGTCGTTGCTGACGCGAGAGATTGTCACCGGCCTGTCGTCCGAGGAGGGCGGCATGTTTTCGCAGCGGCAAGACCTCACGCCACGGCAGCGCGAGGTGCTGCAGCTCATTGCCGAAGGGCGGACCATCAAAGAAATCGCGGCACTCTTGAACATCTCCCCCAAAACCGTGGAGTTCCACAAGGCCCAAATCATTTTCCATCTCAATCTGCGCACGACCGCCGAGCTGACCAAATATGCGCTCGCACACGGGCTCACCTCCGCCTAG
- a CDS encoding sensor histidine kinase, whose translation MTHAAHNRTLLTLVVTLSSVLFVADLFMPLGIAIGVLYAGVVLVAAGSSNARLPFITATASTPLIVLGAALGPQSSAVPLWVGIPNRIFSLIVLWAAAILLQQRQQAEMQLRHAKDELEARVDARTKELADVNQTLLQEISGHVETEGFLRASEQALATSRQELRDLTARLLTVQEEERRRISRDLHDDINQRLAMLVVQAESLEATLPPSADTCRKELRSIQDRLTELSDDVRHLAYQFHPSILDDLGLPVALQRLVDDCAIRSTLEISLEVDVTPHMIPQAVSTCLYRIAQECLANVMKHAHASRATVSLASTADGITLTVQDDGIGFDTQNAVDNPRGLGLVSMAERVRLVHGTVTIDSIPRKGTRLSIHVPHAEVSV comes from the coding sequence ATGACGCATGCGGCTCATAATCGCACGCTATTGACGCTCGTCGTCACCCTGAGCAGCGTCCTGTTCGTCGCCGATCTGTTCATGCCCCTTGGAATCGCGATCGGCGTGCTGTACGCGGGAGTGGTACTGGTGGCTGCCGGTTCTTCGAATGCTCGCCTGCCCTTCATAACCGCCACCGCGTCCACCCCGCTCATCGTCCTGGGGGCAGCACTTGGTCCGCAGAGCAGTGCCGTTCCCCTGTGGGTCGGCATCCCCAACCGAATCTTCAGCCTGATCGTGCTCTGGGCTGCGGCCATCCTCCTTCAGCAGCGGCAACAGGCCGAAATGCAATTGCGCCATGCCAAGGACGAGTTGGAGGCCCGCGTGGACGCTCGCACGAAGGAACTGGCCGATGTGAATCAGACGCTGCTGCAGGAAATTTCCGGTCATGTCGAAACGGAAGGATTTCTTCGCGCCAGCGAGCAGGCACTCGCCACCAGTCGACAGGAACTGCGTGATCTAACCGCTCGCCTCCTCACGGTACAGGAAGAAGAACGTCGACGCATTTCCAGAGATCTTCACGACGACATCAACCAACGGCTCGCCATGCTGGTGGTCCAGGCCGAATCGCTGGAAGCCACCCTCCCGCCGTCAGCCGACACATGCCGCAAAGAGTTGCGCTCGATCCAGGACCGTCTGACGGAACTGTCCGATGACGTCCGCCACCTCGCCTATCAGTTCCATCCGTCGATCCTCGACGATTTGGGGCTTCCCGTTGCGCTGCAACGACTGGTCGATGATTGCGCAATACGCTCGACGCTGGAAATTTCACTGGAAGTCGACGTCACCCCGCACATGATCCCTCAGGCCGTGTCGACTTGTTTGTATCGCATCGCGCAGGAATGCCTCGCCAATGTGATGAAGCATGCGCACGCCTCGCGTGCGACCGTATCCCTGGCCTCGACAGCGGACGGCATCACCCTGACCGTGCAGGATGACGGCATCGGCTTCGATACACAGAACGCGGTGGACAACCCGCGCGGACTCGGCTTGGTCAGCATGGCCGAGCGTGTGCGCCTGGTCCACGGCACCGTCACCATCGACTCCATCCCTCGGAAAGGCACGCGCCTGTCCATTCACGTTCCCCACGCGGAGGTTTCCGTATGA
- a CDS encoding sigma-54-dependent Fis family transcriptional regulator, which yields MQATIYVTDDEPAIRSAIVKRLSRRHHTVTGLESGEELVRAVTQHPPDLILLDLKMPGMGGIEALRQIRPLAPQTLVIMLTAYGTVENAVEAMRLGAYDFLIKSVDLSGVDPVVDRALEFLALRHRVEFAMEDQNSAYALSNIEVRSPAMQLLLGQVRDVAQNAKATVLLQGETGSGKEFLARVIHSNGPRATGPFVAVNCTAIPKELFESELFGYERGAFTGAHQRKRGLLEKAEGGTLFLDEIGDLDPAMQAKLLRVLQERTFRRLGGTEDLSVDFRLMTATNRDLKKDTARGTFREDLFFRLNVVTFELPSLRVRTEDILPLCMQAMLRFGKEFGKEVLDIEPEAQELLQRYSYPGNIRELQNIIERAMILCHDKTLTAGCLPRELRDQAAQITVAMAQGEHPSLRIEMVLGQQTLGDIESALIEEVVRLSDHNKTLAAKYLGLTRFALDRRLKKQLEHES from the coding sequence ATGCAGGCCACGATCTACGTTACGGATGACGAGCCGGCGATTCGCTCCGCCATCGTCAAACGGCTCTCACGGCGCCATCACACCGTCACAGGACTCGAATCCGGTGAGGAATTGGTCCGGGCTGTCACACAACATCCCCCCGACTTGATCCTGTTGGATTTGAAAATGCCCGGGATGGGCGGCATCGAAGCGCTTCGACAGATTCGTCCCCTCGCGCCGCAAACGCTGGTCATCATGCTCACGGCATACGGAACGGTGGAGAACGCCGTGGAGGCGATGCGGCTAGGCGCCTACGACTTTCTGATCAAGTCCGTTGATTTGTCCGGTGTCGACCCTGTCGTCGATCGGGCGCTCGAATTTCTCGCCCTTCGCCATCGCGTCGAATTCGCCATGGAAGATCAGAACAGTGCCTATGCCCTCTCCAACATCGAGGTGCGCAGCCCCGCCATGCAACTTCTGCTCGGCCAGGTTCGGGACGTCGCACAGAATGCCAAAGCGACAGTGTTACTCCAAGGCGAGACTGGGAGCGGCAAGGAATTTCTCGCACGCGTCATCCACTCCAACGGACCTCGGGCCACCGGGCCGTTTGTCGCCGTGAATTGCACCGCCATCCCGAAGGAACTATTCGAGAGCGAGTTGTTCGGCTATGAGCGGGGAGCCTTCACCGGCGCCCATCAACGAAAACGCGGCCTGCTCGAAAAGGCCGAGGGCGGCACGCTCTTTCTGGATGAAATCGGCGATTTAGATCCGGCCATGCAAGCGAAACTCCTCCGCGTGCTCCAGGAGCGCACGTTCCGGCGGCTGGGCGGCACCGAAGACCTCTCGGTTGATTTCCGGTTAATGACCGCCACGAATCGCGATCTCAAAAAAGACACCGCGCGGGGGACCTTTCGCGAAGATCTCTTCTTCCGTCTGAACGTGGTGACCTTCGAACTCCCGTCGTTGCGCGTCCGAACGGAGGACATCCTCCCGCTCTGCATGCAGGCGATGTTGCGGTTCGGCAAGGAATTCGGCAAAGAAGTCCTCGACATTGAACCGGAGGCGCAGGAACTGCTCCAGCGATACAGCTATCCTGGAAATATCCGCGAACTGCAGAACATCATCGAGCGCGCCATGATCCTGTGTCATGACAAAACCCTGACCGCCGGCTGCCTCCCGCGAGAACTCCGCGATCAGGCCGCACAGATCACGGTGGCTATGGCGCAAGGGGAGCACCCCTCGCTACGGATCGAGATGGTTCTGGGACAACAGACGTTAGGGGACATTGAGTCGGCGCTGATCGAGGAAGTCGTGCGCCTATCCGACCACAATAAGACCCTGGCCGCCAAGTATTTGGGGCTGACCCGTTTTGCATTGGATCGCCGACTCAAGAAACAGCTGGAGCACGAATCGTGA